From Chryseobacterium salivictor, a single genomic window includes:
- a CDS encoding carboxylesterase family protein, translating to MKTKVIKFFSLLILFCLFQSCISQKTEFGKKTEIHGSKDSARSIAKISFIKSLDDSEFEEGQFSNGKESLKYRMLSPEKIKLERKYPLIVVFHGSGAVGTDNKSQMGVLSKMWLLPENRKKYPSFVLSPQFPVRSSNYHLDEKRRVSASESNEYLDLLLKSIDSLANSKHIDRSRIYVMGFSMGGATVSNAISTRPDLFAAAINISGISQFDHNEKLLKTPIWLVHGSLDTDNFPQSNLKF from the coding sequence ATGAAAACGAAAGTTATTAAGTTCTTTTCTTTACTTATTTTATTCTGTCTTTTTCAATCCTGTATTTCTCAAAAAACAGAGTTTGGAAAAAAGACAGAAATCCACGGTTCGAAAGATTCAGCCCGAAGTATTGCCAAAATTTCCTTTATTAAAAGTTTAGATGATTCTGAATTTGAAGAAGGCCAGTTCAGCAATGGAAAAGAATCCTTAAAATACCGAATGCTAAGCCCGGAAAAAATAAAGTTGGAGAGAAAATATCCGCTGATCGTGGTGTTTCATGGCTCCGGCGCAGTTGGCACTGACAACAAATCTCAAATGGGAGTTTTGTCTAAAATGTGGCTGCTGCCGGAAAACAGAAAGAAATATCCGTCGTTTGTTTTGTCACCGCAATTTCCTGTGCGTTCTTCCAATTATCATCTGGATGAAAAACGCAGAGTTTCTGCTTCGGAGTCGAATGAATATTTGGATCTGCTTTTAAAATCTATCGATTCATTAGCAAATTCAAAACATATCGACCGGTCCCGAATTTACGTGATGGGATTTTCGATGGGCGGAGCAACTGTTTCTAATGCGATTTCCACAAGACCGGATCTGTTTGCAGCAGCAATTAATATTTCGGGAATTTCACAATTTGACCATAACGAAAAACTTCTTAAAACACCGATATGGCTTGTTCATGGAAGTTTAGACACGGATAATTTCCCCCAAAGTAATTTAAAGTTTTAG
- the panB gene encoding 3-methyl-2-oxobutanoate hydroxymethyltransferase, producing the protein MSVHSEIKKITTETLRKMKFDKEKITMLTAYDFTTAKMVDAGGIDAILIGDSAANVMAGHETTLPITLDQMIYHTQCVVRGVDRALIVADLPFGSYQSNSEKALESAVRMMKEGGAHSVKIEGGKEIEESITKIINAGIPVMGHLGLTPQSIYQFGTYKVRAKEDEEAEKLMSDAKLLEELGCFALVLEKIPADLAKRVSESISIPTIGIGAGAGCDGQVLVYHDMVGMNKGFSPKFLRRYLDLYTEITGAVSSFVKDVKTGDFPNENESY; encoded by the coding sequence ATGTCTGTACATTCAGAAATAAAAAAAATCACCACCGAAACTTTGCGAAAAATGAAATTCGACAAAGAGAAAATCACCATGCTTACCGCATACGATTTCACAACTGCTAAAATGGTGGATGCCGGTGGAATTGATGCCATCCTCATCGGAGATTCTGCAGCCAACGTTATGGCCGGACATGAAACAACACTTCCCATTACTTTGGATCAGATGATTTACCACACCCAATGTGTGGTTCGTGGTGTAGACCGTGCTTTGATCGTAGCAGATCTGCCTTTTGGTTCTTACCAGAGTAATTCTGAGAAAGCCCTGGAATCTGCCGTAAGAATGATGAAAGAAGGAGGTGCGCATTCAGTGAAAATTGAAGGTGGAAAAGAAATTGAAGAATCGATTACCAAAATTATTAACGCCGGAATTCCTGTGATGGGACATTTGGGTCTTACGCCGCAGTCGATTTACCAGTTCGGAACATATAAGGTAAGAGCAAAAGAAGATGAAGAAGCTGAGAAATTAATGAGTGATGCAAAATTGCTTGAAGAATTAGGATGCTTTGCTTTAGTTCTGGAAAAAATTCCGGCTGATCTTGCAAAAAGAGTTTCAGAAAGCATTTCAATTCCAACCATTGGGATTGGAGCAGGCGCAGGATGTGATGGGCAGGTTCTTGTTTATCACGATATGGTCGGCATGAACAAAGGTTTTTCGCCAAAGTTTTTAAGAAGATATCTTGATTTATATACCGAAATTACGGGCGCAGTTTCCAGTTTTGTGAAAGATGTTAAAACCGGGGATTTTCCTAATGAAAACGAAAGTTATTAA
- a CDS encoding Crp/Fnr family transcriptional regulator, with protein sequence MSLAKQTQIEENLQKLFNDESFKEMLPAEDYEKYIAAKQILKFNKGGIIFEDGEIPNGVYFLNKGTAKLSKQGVYGKDQILRFIKEGDLIGYRSLLCGEDFQAKAEAMTEVEATFLPSDLFLQMLEVAPKFSFVMLQKIAFELGESSNTVTFLAQKTVRERLAEILLLLEQKLGTDPEGFIKISLTREEIANIIGTATESAIRLISEFKQDKLIEVEGRNIKILNHEKLIRLGHVII encoded by the coding sequence ATGTCGTTAGCGAAACAAACCCAAATCGAGGAGAATTTACAGAAACTATTTAATGATGAATCTTTCAAAGAAATGCTCCCGGCAGAAGATTATGAAAAATACATTGCTGCCAAGCAAATTTTAAAATTTAATAAAGGTGGAATTATTTTCGAAGATGGTGAAATCCCAAACGGAGTTTATTTTTTAAATAAAGGAACTGCAAAGCTTTCTAAACAGGGAGTTTACGGTAAAGATCAAATTCTTAGATTTATTAAAGAGGGCGATTTAATCGGATACCGTTCCTTACTTTGCGGTGAGGATTTTCAGGCGAAAGCGGAGGCAATGACCGAAGTGGAAGCGACTTTTTTACCGTCTGATTTATTTCTTCAAATGTTGGAAGTAGCGCCAAAGTTTTCATTTGTAATGCTGCAGAAAATCGCTTTCGAATTGGGCGAATCCTCCAATACCGTTACTTTCTTAGCACAAAAGACCGTGCGTGAAAGACTGGCAGAAATCCTGCTTTTATTAGAACAGAAATTAGGAACAGATCCTGAAGGATTTATCAAGATTTCTTTAACAAGAGAAGAAATTGCCAACATCATCGGAACCGCGACTGAAAGTGCAATCCGTTTGATTTCTGAGTTCAAACAGGACAAACTCATCGAAGTGGAAGGCAGAAACATCAAAATCCTGAACCACGAAAAACTAATTAGGTTGGGGCACGTGATCATTTAA
- a CDS encoding heavy metal translocating P-type ATPase, whose amino-acid sequence MSENCFHCGQTTDKELINFDEKSFCCNGCKSVYEILNMNNLGNFYELNKSSGIRPNDDNTSQFDYLDTPEVFAKVTDFSEGNTSLVTFKIPVIHCSSCIWLLESLQTLNGNINYSQVNFTRKNVQISFNHQELKLSELAKFLTNLGYKPVINLETADKKEETFDKTLIVKLAIAGFAFGNGMFLSYPEYAEQVMGTTDFWMDTYKNLFRFIMFLLATPVVFYSASDYFKSAWFGLKNKIVNIDVPIVLGVLMLYGRSIYEVLTDYGPGYFDTLCGLLFFMLMGKLFQKRTYSALSYDRDYKSFYPIAVTKVDFEGKQQNILLNELKIGDRIMVRNQEIIPVDAILIQGEGNIDNSFITGESASIPKKPGDKIFAGGKQVGSVLELEVIKNVNQSYLTQLWNKEAFKKFETGLDTMTNDLSKYFTFIILGITLIAGIYWGQHDFEKMFQVVAAILIVACPCALALSAPFTLGHIMRIMGRNKFYVKDTLTIEKLAKIDTLVFDKTGTITHNKKANVVFEGEEISEFDLKNLKSLLKNSNHPLSKSLYHFLETQEEYFPTENFAETPGKGYIGTVRGKNYKIGSATFIGQPSKNLETAVYISRDGQFLGKYIFTNEYRENMSEMFSELNDYQIHILSGDNSSEESSLKHLVPNVDKMKFNQSPEDKLNFIKALQDDHKKVAMLGDGLNDAGALKQSNVGIAVADDTHSFTPSSDVIMGGDQINELKKYFDLSKDAVKIVKFTFGISLFYNVIGLSFAVTGHLSPLVAAILMPISSISVVIFTSLATWIRSAKYFKINQ is encoded by the coding sequence TTGTCAGAAAACTGTTTTCACTGTGGGCAAACCACAGACAAAGAGCTTATCAACTTCGATGAAAAATCCTTTTGCTGTAATGGATGCAAATCGGTGTACGAAATCCTGAATATGAATAATTTGGGGAATTTCTATGAACTTAATAAAAGTTCCGGAATCAGGCCAAATGATGATAACACTTCGCAATTCGATTATTTAGACACCCCGGAAGTATTTGCAAAAGTAACCGATTTCTCAGAAGGCAATACTTCTTTAGTTACTTTTAAAATTCCTGTAATTCACTGTTCGTCATGCATCTGGCTTTTAGAAAGCTTACAGACTCTGAATGGGAACATCAATTATTCTCAGGTCAATTTCACCAGAAAAAATGTTCAGATTTCCTTTAATCATCAGGAATTAAAACTTAGCGAACTCGCCAAGTTCCTCACGAATCTCGGATATAAGCCGGTCATCAATCTGGAAACTGCCGACAAAAAAGAAGAAACTTTCGATAAAACTTTAATTGTAAAATTAGCCATTGCCGGATTTGCATTTGGAAACGGAATGTTTTTAAGTTATCCGGAATATGCCGAACAAGTAATGGGTACCACCGATTTCTGGATGGATACTTATAAAAATCTGTTCCGGTTTATCATGTTCCTTCTGGCGACTCCAGTCGTTTTTTATTCTGCTTCCGATTATTTTAAATCTGCCTGGTTTGGACTGAAAAACAAGATTGTAAACATCGATGTGCCAATTGTTTTGGGAGTTCTGATGCTTTATGGCCGAAGTATTTATGAAGTTTTAACCGATTACGGTCCCGGATATTTCGATACTCTATGCGGTCTTTTATTTTTCATGCTGATGGGAAAACTCTTTCAGAAGAGAACTTACAGTGCTTTATCCTACGACCGCGACTATAAATCCTTTTATCCTATCGCCGTTACAAAAGTAGATTTCGAGGGGAAACAGCAAAATATTTTATTGAATGAGTTAAAAATCGGTGACCGGATTATGGTCCGCAATCAGGAAATCATTCCGGTTGATGCGATTTTAATTCAGGGTGAAGGAAATATCGACAATAGTTTTATTACTGGAGAAAGTGCTTCGATACCGAAAAAACCGGGCGACAAAATCTTCGCCGGCGGAAAACAGGTTGGTTCTGTATTGGAACTGGAAGTCATTAAAAACGTTAATCAAAGTTATCTGACGCAACTCTGGAATAAAGAAGCCTTCAAGAAATTCGAAACCGGTCTCGACACGATGACCAATGACCTCAGTAAATATTTTACTTTTATCATTTTGGGAATCACGCTTATTGCAGGAATTTATTGGGGACAACACGATTTCGAAAAAATGTTTCAGGTGGTTGCAGCGATATTGATTGTGGCTTGCCCGTGTGCTTTGGCACTTTCTGCTCCCTTTACTTTGGGGCATATTATGCGGATCATGGGACGCAATAAATTTTATGTAAAAGACACTTTAACAATTGAGAAATTAGCAAAAATCGACACACTGGTTTTCGACAAAACAGGAACGATTACACACAATAAAAAAGCGAATGTCGTTTTCGAAGGTGAAGAAATTTCTGAATTTGATTTAAAGAATTTAAAAAGTTTATTAAAAAATTCAAATCATCCTTTATCAAAAAGTTTATATCATTTTCTGGAAACTCAGGAAGAATACTTCCCAACGGAGAATTTCGCGGAAACCCCGGGGAAAGGATACATCGGTACCGTCAGAGGAAAAAACTATAAAATAGGATCGGCCACTTTTATCGGGCAACCGTCTAAAAACCTTGAGACTGCTGTTTATATTTCAAGAGACGGTCAGTTTTTAGGCAAATATATTTTCACCAATGAGTATCGGGAAAATATGTCGGAAATGTTTTCAGAATTAAATGATTATCAAATTCATATTTTAAGTGGTGATAATTCTTCGGAAGAAAGTTCATTAAAGCATTTGGTCCCGAATGTAGATAAAATGAAATTTAACCAAAGTCCGGAAGATAAACTGAATTTCATAAAAGCCCTGCAGGATGACCACAAAAAAGTAGCGATGCTTGGTGACGGACTGAATGACGCAGGAGCTTTAAAACAAAGTAATGTAGGAATCGCTGTGGCAGATGACACCCATTCTTTCACGCCATCATCTGATGTCATTATGGGCGGTGATCAAATAAATGAGCTGAAAAAATATTTTGATTTATCGAAAGATGCAGTAAAAATTGTGAAATTCACTTTTG